The following proteins are co-located in the Sphaeramia orbicularis chromosome 24, fSphaOr1.1, whole genome shotgun sequence genome:
- the lamp5 gene encoding lysosome-associated membrane glycoprotein 5, with the protein MLKAEERTGTKILLEAMSQDKIHLARFVLDALDGGIVDSKTEGAQTPLISSIFLPDDKVRCKFVELLLQRGASVNHQDADGRTALSYACEKGYLDAVKILVRNSADPEIVDVWGNSALMYAAVGGHSHIVDFLVRAFKRLGLQIDRQNKVGNSAVHVAKFLGHVDCFFALTNKKGHEAEGCGDVNYRFQKKVGHLVNKLEALQTSAPGNKITVQRCGRKPGHGMKQSHLPRMDSIEEFDTQNGDSSVPPHELVFLTPKPPLRTSDQLPFSKRITSGGRGVTTDDLLPPLISCSESKNRVFFSPRPARNCVKRSASSALNILLTPIAANKSDDELRTEKPKAVDVGARRFHDNYQKRFSLPTTLLSPAPPERTVVPLRKSRAVRRCTASPSVVELLQLANPTTTSSPTFSVLSNKLLRPFTSPEFKKDVKEMEHGPEFTSVRIPRSETFPQDIKHPLVGSKPSIDSISSVKCEFDFQCRIPNSRHPSSLSFFLFTHPPPLSLFPALSLFSFRGFGTRCPVTKPLFPALGKLIEMGRLGFSTTESARLLLLSVFGVLALSVVLAEQEGENLSGLSNNPDKAIFAVRENGTTCLMVEFAVKFLVPYDVLALNGIDLITEQASFTLPRGAEIEGKCGVTESEIHITWKNKAYTLRIYFSKEFRDKGIEVWKISKVQFVYDTSETSHFINAYNPGKHTASTHRLSALVTPAGRSFVCTAQQTLTLISSDHQKGITVSMYDIQIQPFDISSDFMFSEPYKCITDQRERLEETLPLVLGLILALIIVITLTVYHFHLKLTASQPQLPRDRSMYKNM; encoded by the exons ATGCTGAAGGCGGAGGAGCGAACTGGTACTAAGATCCTCCTGGAGGCGATGTCCCAGGACAAGATCCACCTGGCCAGGTTCGTTCTGGACGCACTAGATGGAGGAATTGTGGATTCCAAAACCGAGGGCGCACAGACCCCTCTCATCTCATCCATTTTCCTGCCTGATGACAAGGTTCGATGTAAGTTTGTGGAGCTGCTTCTGCAGCGAGGGGCCAGTGTCAATCATCAGGACGCAGACGGACGCACTGCGCTGAGTTACGCATGTGAGAAAGGCTACCTGGACGCAGTCAAGATCCTGGTCCGGAACAGTGCAGACCCGGAGATTGTGGACGTGTGGGGGAACAGTGCACTAATGTATGCCGCAGTCGGAGGCCACTCCCACATTGTCGACTTTTTAGTTAGAGCTTTCAAGAGGCTGGGTctgcagatagacagacagaataAAGTTGGGAACTCTGCTGTTCACGTGGCAAAGTTTCTCGGCCACGTAGACTGTTTCTTTGCACTCACTAACAAGAAGGGCCACGAGGCTGAGGGATGCGGCGATGTCAATTACAGGTTTCAGAAGAAAGTTGGACATTTAGTGAATAAACTTGAAGCTCTCCAGACTTCTGCTCCTGGTAATAAGATCACAGTTCAAAGGTGCGGCAGGAAGCCAGGGCATGGGATGAAGCAGAGTCATCTGCCACGGATGGACTCCATAGAAGAGTTTGACACACAGAACGGAGACTCCTCTGTGCCTCCACATGAGCTGGTCTTCCTCACCCCTAAACCCCCCCTACGGACCTCTGACCAGCTCCCCTTCTCTAAGCGCATCACATCTGGGGGCAGAGGTGTCACCACCGATGATCTGCTCCCTCCTCTTATCTCATGCAGTGAGTCCAAAAACAGGGTTTTCTTCTCTCCCCGACCGGCCAGAAACTGTGTGAAGCGCAGCGCATCTTCTGCCCTGAACATCTTACTGACTCCTATTGCTGCCAATAAAAGTGACGATGAGCTGCGAACAGAAAAACCAAAAGCCGTAGACGTCGGCGCTCGCAGATTTCATGACAACTATCAGAAAAGGTTCAGTTTGCCAACTACCCTTCTCAGCCCTGCGCCACCGGAACGCACTGTGGTGCCTTTGCGTAAATCCAGAGCAGTGAGGAGGTGCACAGCTTCTCCCTCTGTGGTAGAACTTCTCCAGTTGGCCAATCCAACTACCACCTCATCTCCAACTTTCTCTGTGTTAAGCAACAAACTCTTGCGCCCATTTACATCCCCGGAGTTTAAAAAGGACGTGAAAGAGATGGAGCATGGTCCGGAGTTTACTTCAGTGCGGATTCCGCGATCGGAGACATTTCCCCAAGACATTAAACATCCCCTGGTGGGCAGTAAACCCAGCATCGACAGCATCAGCTCCGTTAAATGCGAGTTTGACTTCCAGTGCAGAATACCCAACTCT AGGcatccctcctctctctcctttttcCTTTTCACTCACCcgcctcccctctctctcttccctgctctctctctcttttctttccgTGGGTTCGGCACACGCTGCCCTGTCACTAAGCCCCTGTTTCCAGCGTTGGGGAAGCTGATAGAAATGGGACGACTCGGTTTCAGCACCACGGAGAGCGCCCGACTTCTGCTATTGAGTGTGTTCG GTGTGCtggcgctgtccgtggtgctggcGGAACAGGAGGGAGAGAACCTGTCCGGACTCTCCAACAACCCAGACAAAGCCATCTTCGCCGTCCGGGAAAACGGAACAACATGCCTGATGGTGGAATTCGCCGTTAAGTTCCTCGTGCCATATGACGTGCTCGCGCTCAATGGCATAGAC TTAATCACCGAACAGGCATCGTTCACTTTGCCCCGTGGTGCAGAAATCGAGGGAAAATGTGGGGTCACGGAGTCAGAGATTCACATCACCTGGAAGAATAAGGCGTACACCCTCCGCATCTACTTCTCTAAG GAGTTCCGTGACAAGGGCATTGAGGTGTGGAAAATCAGCAAGGTCCAGTTCGTCTACGACACCTCAGAAACATCACATTTCATCAACGCATACAACC CTGGAAAGCACACAGCCAGCACCCACCGCCTGTCAGCCCTGGTGACCCCTGCCGGGCGCTCCTTCGTGTGCACAGCACAACAGACCCTCACCCTTATCTCCAGTGACCACCAGAAGGGCATCACTGTCTCCATGTATGACATTCAGATCCAACCCTTCGACATTTCCTCGGACTTCATGTTCAGTGAAC cctACAAGTGCATCACTGATCAGCGGGAGCGCCTGGAGGAGACTCTCCCCCTTGTTTTAGGCCTCATCTTGGCTCTCATTATCGTCATCACGCTCACCGTCTACCACTTCCACCTGAAGCTGACGGCGAGCCAACCCCAGCTGCCCAGAGACCGCTCCATGTACAAGAATATGTAG